A region of the Channa argus isolate prfri chromosome 14, Channa argus male v1.0, whole genome shotgun sequence genome:
ttaaAAGATGTCACTTAGCCAGCACTGCTAAGTGATTGTTAAACTATATGTAACATCCAGTTAACATCCAGGTTAAATGTCCATATCATCACCGTCTTATGTCCTCAAATGTTGTCCTCTGTGTAGCCTTGCAGTCTTTACTTCTTGTTTGCACTCTTGATAGCAAACTGTCTAGTTGAGCTGTGTCCTTACTTACTCTTCTGTGAGCCAATCATCACCTTGGAAACAAAGTTGACAATGGCACTCGCTGGCTGCTCGGGGTCATGTTCGGCAAACAGGTGACATATATTGTCCATAGAAGTGCCAGTTTTCCGTGCCACAAAGCCGAAGATCCTGCAGAGGTGGAGCAAAGAATTTAATAGCAGCATTTACTGAGCCCCTTTAATAAGAACAGCTGTTGTGGTTGTAGCTacaaaacaaaacgaaaaaCACACTAACTTTGCTGAAGGGCAGCCATCTCTTTTCCACCTGTGccaagagaaatgagaaaaatgatTATTGTGTTATTAGCACTCCGCCACctacacattttacattagtATTGAAAccaaaaaagttatttttaggGTTATATTTGTTGATATTCCAATGCTTATGTAGTTTCCTGCTCAAATTGTAATTATCTAGGAAACATTTTGTCATACCACACCCTCTTGGAGTAATAACAGGTTTACCTAACAATAGTCAGCACTCTAACAACCCCTCAATGGTATGTGTTCAAACTTTAAATTAGCAGTACTCACCTTCTATCTTGAGGGTCCAATGCacaaaatattactgtattgACATTGTAATGCCTCCTAAAGAAGAGTCTAAAAGGGAAACAGGGTGGTGGTTATTGTGAGAACAAGGTCTGAGCATGTGCAGTAAATGTACATACATGTATCATGGAAGTGGTGTAGTACTCACTTCCTCTGATTATCAGTGAGGGTTATTCCCTGGGAAGACACTTTGAAGTGGACCACGGTTGAGACTGATGGAGAGTTGGAGCTCAGGGTCATAGTGGTGGCTTTCTGTATGGCCTGGCTGCCCGTCAGGGACTCCATCTCCACTGAGCCCAAGTACCACACATTACAGGCTACAGGAAAACAGATGCAAATTAGACTTGCATCACACCTGCTAGGTGAAAACAACTTCAGAGCAAGTGTGTTTCGTAACACTGAATTGCATATAAGGCTTGTGTACAGTTCCATCAGTGCGTTGTGGTAATGTCTATTCATAGCAAGTGACGCTTGATTACCTGCACCCTGTTTaagcagctcagcagctgaGTTGGTGACTGATTGTGAGGTATTCTCCACAACATCTTCAAGAGGATCTAGGacagtgaaagtaaaaatagCAGCGGGGTTTATCCagtgaaaacattacagaaacagaaacaaatacaattacgAAATGTCCAGACAGATAAATACACACGCTGGCAACATTACctaaatgatgtttttttcctaCTCTGACCATAagtttgtctaaaaaaaaaacaaaacaaaaaaacagctgagcTGACTGCATATGTGTTAGTGTTTACCTTTATCAGGTATAATAAGTTTACAGGGCAGGGCCAAAGGAGTGATTGAATGCTGGCAGACCAATGCTGTCAGGCTTCCTGTAAAACACGAGACAATTCCAACCACAATCATGTCTTTATtacaacttaaaataaataaataattaaataaaaatagttaattaaatacaataagTGCCAAATGCCAAACTTGTTGATTAGATTTATCACTTATCACATGAATctgcaacagaaaaaatatcAACAACACGAATCAGCAACCTATGAAACGGCGCCAGACGTTTTTAATCCGTCATAGCCACTGGTACACTGTGGCACACACCAATAGAGGGCAGCGTCGTGCATAAAGTCCTGATCCATGTTGTCAAACAGTCAGGAGCTGCCTCTGTTGTAAACACAAGAGACCTCTTCAACGAGCAGGGACTCACCAAAATACGGCTCATTGGGGCAACCCTTCAACCGAACTCCTTTCTGTGTACACTCAATCAGGAAGTGGCGTACTAATTCATTGGACAGATCACCTCCTGGGAGAGGATACAGCAAGAGAGGCAAAAGATGGcaaaagatgaagatgaagtgaATCCTCACCATAACCTGTGGTCGGTTTTAGCAAAAACTGTCCTCTATTTGACACCCTAGATTTACTCTGACCTAAATAATAGCTACAAGCATTTACCTCAGTAAAACGTGTCATTTCCCAGCCTTGAAGAGTtacataaaacatattaaattgcTACATTCAATGTCTTCAGAGATTAATGGGATTATGATTCAACAGAAGCGCCACGGAGGGGGCAGGAGGAGTCAATGTCAGGAATGTCTCAACACAAAGGCTGGAGAAAGGCCCGCTCCTTAAGGTGGGTTGGgtttcacacttttaaaaagCCACAATGCCCCAAGTTTAAAAGTGTGGAGAGGGGCCGTGTCATGATGTCACCATAGGTGCCGCTAGACTGCAGATGACTGGATGCAAACAAAAGGACAGGTGTGAGTGGGAGATAAATGGAAAAGGTTGAACGCTGTGGTAGGCCCATAGATGAAGAACATGAGGACATTCTTTGTCACTCGGAGTTGTTTTGTAAGAAAACATAAGTAAAAAAttgtccaaaaatgtttttgatattaTTTGTGTTAGGTGTACTGTCCTTTGGCCCTTTTGGATAAGAAAAACAGTGATGTGTGAATCTCATCATCATTCAATGAGcctttgttttcatgttgaaaCATAGCCAGGGGACGTTATGTGGGGCAGGGAGCTTCCCAGGAGAAGGCCCTGGGACCAAAGTAGGTTTATGGACCAAGCACATCCTTTGTTAAGGGGTGAAACATTAGCTGCACGTCTATTGCAACAGGGGTCTGATTGGCTTCAGCTTGATGTTGCccaggagaaaaacagagacaagTACAGTGGTTGTAACTGTAGATGGCTTGTGGGGGATTACGTGACGTATTGGTTGACCAGTCCCTGATATCATTATTGTAACAATTCAAATAATATTTCTGAAATCTTTTGGGAAACAAACAGAGGACTGCTATCACTCTACATACTATACATCGAGTTGAAGGATGAGATTAAATTAGCATGAAGATTGAAAGTGTAAAAAGACGTGTTTCCATCATAAATTATAAATCTCAACCTCAGTTGCATAACCAAGttctttttcaaaatgctgATCTGTTCCTTTAAATAATATACACTCACAAAGAGAAACGGCTAAGCATAGTCCATCCTCTATTgcaataattttaattaagtaCAATTTTGTTTCGAGCaagttaataaatatttaacctAAAAGGTTGAAATGCATTCTTTCTAATCATCCACATGTATCGTACCTTTCTTGGTCTGCTGAAGAACAGAAGGTGGGGGTGTAGCCACCTTCATTGCCAGTCCATAAGCCCCTCTGAAAGAGTGGCTGTCCCTCACGATGAAGCAGCCAGGCTCCTTGTCCTTCAGGACCAATATGGCTGAGTGGAGAGGTGACATAATTGTGAGGCCACTGCATAACTGTGCAAAAATTCCCCTTAGTCTGGAACAAACGGAGACACTAGAAGCCTACCTTGATCCCTGGAGATATCTGGCTTGTACCAGAATTTTGAGGTGTCCTGCACAAATTTTACAGTAACCTGCTTGTTGGCAAGTAcatctggaaaacacacaatttgCACTAATAAGCTCAAGTGACACCGATGATGGAATTAGCTTCTCTAGGAGACCTTGACTTACCTGGCAGAGGAGACCCTGGGCCTGGTGTTTGAGCCGATAAGTCAGGCAAGATATTGGGAAAGGGAATACTCAGGGAGCTGCCACTGTGGGGGCTTGAGAAGCCACTCAGGGCAGGGGAGGCTGTTCCCAGCGAATGCTCCCCATCTGATGCACGCTTCTTCTCGGGCAGTAATGGGGGCTGCACCTGGGACGGATTTTGACCGTCCATGGAGGTCAGGAGATCCCTGTCCATTCCTACATTTCCTAGCACAGAAGAGGAGGAGTTTGGACAATCTCTGCCATAGCCAAGGGGAGAGTCATCCTGCTCTTCAAAACTTTCACTGCGGTTGAGAGCGTAGCAAGCCATATGACCTCGCTGGCTACTTCGTGGCGAGCTGTGGGCATTAGGGGCAGGGTGGATGTGGCCATGGTGAAGGGGAGGCGAATGGTGGCCGTAGTCCAGTGACATGGCGTGACCTGGGGGTTGCCTGACTGAGGGGTAGCTACTCAGCGAGGAGTGGTGGCTCAGGACGGGATGCTCCGGCCAGGACGGTTTCATGGAGCTTATtaagagaaaaaagtaaatattttatttatcatctcTGGTACCAAcactaaaaacaacttttaattaaaataaaaggggCTGATTGTGAATAAGTCAGATCTCTACCTGTCTGCCCGCTGAAGGGTTCCAACCATGGGGATAGAGTGTGCAGCATTTAGGGTCCTGTGACAGCTGAAGGAGGAGTTTGACAAACCATCAACACTGTGATTGGTCATGTCCGAATATCCCTGAGGTTCTGAGTTTGAAATAAAAGATGAGTTTAAGCACATGTGTACAAATTCTCAGACAGGATAAAGTTGTTCTGGCTTTAAATGTTGCaaccaaaacaaatacacagattaaaaaacatattttgaataaaattcaGAAAGAAAAGTGGCAATAAACTTGTATTAAGTAGGTTTGTagtacttaaaaaacaaacaaaaaaaaaagaagccatgGAAATCGAAGAAAATCTTTGGAAAAGAGCTACAATGGAtttgaaatcaatttaaacTGTCCACTTGGCCTTGAACCCATAGAGTCAATAAATCAGGGTAGAATCCAGCTAGAAATTAATTATCTAAAAGCTCTATTATAATGAGTTATATTCTGCAGCGACTGACAGCTCGAAAATCTAAAAGCTCATGTTCCAACTTGGACTTTACAGTGAGCTTTTCTCTGGGTTACTTTTATAGGAAAGAGAGGTAGAAAGCTCAAAGAGTCGCTGGCCTCTTCTTGTCCCCATTTCCCCTCTGTGTACACAGAGACACTTTCATAGGGgaagaaaagtttttttgtgtcGTGCCTCCTGACCCACAGTAACCATGGAGATGTGGCAGGACGGATGAATGCAGTGATTCTTGCCTGCATGTCTGAGGTAGTACAGGGCAGAGCAGGAGCACATATCTGCTCACAGGCCCTGCAACctttacacatactgtagatgtctATGGAGCCTCACAGAAATGATCGTCTGGTTTCAGGAAGTTTGTTGTATGTACTTGCTTTGCGTAACAACGCTGATTAAAAATATGCCAAATAAACACAGGTACACAAACGTATTCTGAGCCATATATGATGCAATACATCAGTAGTTaggctttaataaaatgttaatctaTTTACACAGTGGATAAAGATTAAAGGCAACAtaaaaaattacttattttaGAGTTTACTTCAAAGTCCACATATGCAGCTCCTATAAAGTGCTATAAATGCACAACTTTTCCAATTTCCTATGACAGTCTTACAGCCTGGGTGTGTTCCACCTCAGATAAACACCACAAAAAACATccacacaaaaagaaacaaaaagggcTCAGTTTTAATCTTAAGAACAACATTGTTATGGCTAAAAAAGTTCTCTTCAGGCCATGACCACACAGACATTCTCCAAAACCAAACAAGAAGTGCAGAGACTGGTTAGGAATCTCCCTGCTTTTTGCATTTATGAGACATCTTTGTCTTGGGCCTCTGTCTGAAAGCCGCTAAGATTCCACAAGCAACAATGTCACCATTATTAGGTAGATGCAAGGGGGATCTGAAATAGCTCCGTTCTAATGAGAAAGTGGACCCAAACAGGTATATTCACAGAAGAGACATGAAAGAGGACTCCTGCAATTACCTCTCAgtcactgtgtcttttttttttcactcaatATGTTTAATTGGTTGAGGGGAATCACAtacataaatgaaaagaaaaatatgggaaatgcaaaaaaaaaacagacaaatatttttttcttcttcacaagaagaaaattgttttgtctgttgtttaGCTTCCTATAATGTGGTACTTTCCACCGACCGGTTTACTGAAGGCTCAAATGATCTGGTTTATCAGACAATCGAAGGACATTTCTGTACTTTACATATAGTAAATGTAAACTTATATGGaaaattgtttttctaaactGCTGTTCTCTTTTCCAGTGTCTATTCTTATTGAGTCTCAGACTGAAAGATGACTTAATAGCTAATTAGCATGTGATGCTAATAAAGAGTTTGTTCTGAACATACCATGGTTTGTTCTGTAGTCTCCATATGAATGCATGTTAGAAGATTGCCTGAAAGGAGTCACCTCTGACATATTTtttactaaaaacataaaagcaaacaaagacaggcacatttaatttgactttCCAGAAAAGGCTggtcacacaaataaaaaaaaaaatcaaataaataaaaaaatcaattgagCTGCCTGAATGAAGTTAttcacagtgacaggaaacgtATTGTACTTACCATAAGGCGTAGGTGGAGAGACAGGGAAGGCTGGAGTGGGTGGAGTTATGTCACTCCTGGCCTCAACTCCGCCGTCCATTTCTGGGCCCTGAGCCCTGTAGTCAGCCCTGTCACTCCTGTACAACATGGAATGCTAGAGCGGACAACGCATACACACGCAGTAAGCATCCCTACGAAATATCATTTAGTGGGACAACAGCATATAAAGATTACAAGCACTATACACTATGCTGTCCTCACCTGGGACTGTGGCACGCAGGGAGGGTACGTCCGCTGGCCTCTGTACTCTTCTATCCCACCCCAGCCTGAGCTGCAAAAGCCTGGGTGATCCACAACATCACATCCCTGGCGACTCGGACTTTGTGTGACCCCCACACGCACCTCGCCCGACTGGACAGCTGGgcacacacagaggcaggccAATCATTAAATGTTATAATGTCAAGGAAGTAAACCGTGTTTTGACCTTCGCTACTTTTCAAAAAAGGCATcgcattttaaaaagtataacgCCTTGCATTGAAATTGCAAACTTATCCCTAcaatgacacaaaacaacaatccACACTTAGCAAGTTTAAATCTTCTTTTTTCATCAGAAGT
Encoded here:
- the LOC137098289 gene encoding tensin-3-like isoform X4 translates to MEEGYELDLTYITERIIAVSFPRGCSEEIYTYNLKDVIRMLRSKHADNYLIINLSERRHELSKMNPKTLDTGWPDLHAPPLDKICTICKAMESWLNADPLHVAVIHCKGGKGRIGVVISSFVHFTDVSASADQALDRFAMRKYYDDKVSALMTPSQKRYVWILSSLLSGSMKINASPLFLHCVIIHGIPNFDATGVCRPYIKVYQGMQAVYSSGVYHIGPGHRDRVCITLEPAQLLKGDIMIKCYHKSDLTSEREVIFRLQFHTGAVQGYNLMFEKEDMENANKDSRFPDYGKVELVFSDGPERISGANRWQNGADVIVDYNTADPLTRWDSYQNIFDGEAVQSGEVRVGVTQSPSRQGCDVVDHPGFCSSGWGGIEEYRGQRTYPPCVPQSQHSMLYRSDRADYRAQGPEMDGGVEARSDITPPTPAFPVSPPTPYVKNMSEVTPFRQSSNMHSYGDYRTNHEPQGYSDMTNHSVDGLSNSSFSCHRTLNAAHSIPMVGTLQRADSSMKPSWPEHPVLSHHSSLSSYPSVRQPPGHAMSLDYGHHSPPLHHGHIHPAPNAHSSPRSSQRGHMACYALNRSESFEEQDDSPLGYGRDCPNSSSSVLGNVGMDRDLLTSMDGQNPSQVQPPLLPEKKRASDGEHSLGTASPALSGFSSPHSGSSLSIPFPNILPDLSAQTPGPGSPLPDVLANKQVTVKFVQDTSKFWYKPDISRDQAILVLKDKEPGCFIVRDSHSFRGAYGLAMKVATPPPSVLQQTKKGGDLSNELVRHFLIECTQKGVRLKGCPNEPYFGSLTALVCQHSITPLALPCKLIIPDKDPLEDVVENTSQSVTNSAAELLKQGAACNVWYLGSVEMESLTGSQAIQKATTMTLSSNSPSVSTVVHFKVSSQGITLTDNQRKLFFRRHYNVNTVIFCALDPQDRRWKRDGCPSAKIFGFVARKTGTSMDNICHLFAEHDPEQPASAIVNFVSKVMIGSQKSK